In the Saccharococcus thermophilus genome, GCAAGCCGCCCTGTCCAAAACGAAATCCCAGCCATGACATTGCCAATCCTCCGCATAGGCTGAGGAAAACATAAAACAACGCCATTCCCCAATGGGACGCGCGCAGCAACTGAACGGTTTCCACGCTGAACGTAGAAAACGTCGTAAACGAACCTACTAATCCCGTTCCTAGCGCTGTTGCTACATAAGGAGGCAGATTGCTTAGCCGCGGTAAATACGTAGTCATCCATCCTAACGCAAAA is a window encoding:
- the crcB gene encoding fluoride efflux transporter CrcB, whose protein sequence is MVYVVVGFAGIVGALLRYYLGLFVGDWWNGLFPLATWLTNMIGCFALGWMTTYLPRLSNLPPYVATALGTGLVGSFTTFSTFSVETVQLLRASHWGMALFYVFLSLCGGLAMSWLGFRFGQGGLRTQKETAK